One window of the Cryptomeria japonica chromosome 7, Sugi_1.0, whole genome shotgun sequence genome contains the following:
- the LOC131051614 gene encoding glutathione S-transferase U19: protein MEQVKVISTLVSPFGMRVLIGLEEKGLKYEYQEEDLLTKKSDLLLQKNPVHKKLPVLIHNGQPICESLIILQYIDETWDSNQFLPTKPYDRALARFWADFIDKKFFESASRIVLSKDEDQEQAKRDMLENLKALEGALKEMSGGGSLPFFNGKDFGFLDIALIPFAAWFHTFESMGNFKIPFESGYPLLDAWVKRCVERENVKKALPSPDRVLEYALQMRKKYLVN from the exons ATGGAGCAAGTGAAGGTAATCAGCACATTGGTGAGTCCCTTTGGCATGCGTGTATTAATTGGTCTGGAAGAGAAAGGCTTGAAATATGAATACCAAGAAGAGGACCTACTGACCAAGAAGAGCGACCTCCTCCTGCAGAAGAATCCTGTGCACAAGAAATTACCTGTTTTGATCCACAATGGCCAGCCTATATGCGAGTCTCTTATAATTCTTCAGTACATCGACGAGACTTGGGATTCCAACCAATTTTTACCCACTAAGCCATATGATCGTGCCCTTGCCCGCTTCTGGGCCGATTTCATAGATAAGAAG TTTTTTGAGTCGGCGTCTCGTATAGTGCTTTCAAAAGATGAAGATCAGGAGCAGGCCAAGCGTGACATGCTGGAGAACCTAAAAGCTTTAGAGGGTGCGTTGAAAGAAATGTCAGGAGGAGGATCCCTGCCTTTCTTCAATGGAAAGGATTTTGGGTTCCTAGATATTGCCCTCATTCCTTTTGCTGCTTGGTTCCATACATTTGAAAGTATGGGGAATTTCAAGATACCGTTTGAGAGTGGATATCCATTGCTTGATGCGTGGGTTAAGAGATGTGTGGAGAGGGAGAACGTGAAGAAAGCCCTTCCCTCTCCTGATCGAGTTCTGGAATATGCATtgcaaatgaggaagaaatatttggttaaTTGA